A genomic stretch from Georgenia muralis includes:
- a CDS encoding ATP-binding cassette domain-containing protein, protein MSAPADPGVPELAVDRLTVLADGGRRLVDGVSFTVRSGQRLGVIGESGSGKSLTALAVAGLLGPGLSAAGSVRLAGTEVIGANEATLNRVRGSVVSLVFQEPLTALDPLMRVGRQVAGPLRRHRGLRGAELHEGVLRLMREVALPDPERLVRSFPHEMSGGQRQRVAIAMALACEPAVLIADEPTTALDVTVQAEILELLLRVVREHGTALVFVSHDMAVISEVTERVVVMRDGAVVEEGDVADVIATPRHPYTRRLVDSARALDAALAGRAPAAGGTTAGATP, encoded by the coding sequence ATGAGCGCTCCGGCCGATCCGGGGGTGCCGGAGCTCGCCGTGGACCGGCTCACGGTCCTGGCCGACGGCGGACGCCGGCTCGTCGACGGCGTGTCCTTCACCGTGCGGAGCGGGCAGCGGCTGGGCGTGATCGGTGAGTCGGGTTCCGGCAAGTCCCTCACCGCGCTCGCCGTCGCCGGCCTCCTGGGTCCGGGGCTCAGCGCGGCGGGGTCGGTGCGCCTGGCGGGCACGGAGGTGATCGGCGCGAACGAGGCGACCCTGAACCGGGTTCGTGGCTCGGTGGTGTCCCTGGTGTTCCAGGAACCCTTGACGGCGCTCGACCCCCTGATGCGGGTGGGCCGGCAGGTTGCCGGGCCGCTGCGCCGGCACCGTGGCCTGCGCGGGGCCGAGCTGCACGAGGGGGTGCTCCGTCTCATGCGCGAGGTCGCCCTGCCCGACCCGGAGCGGCTGGTGCGGTCCTTCCCGCACGAGATGTCCGGCGGGCAGCGTCAGCGGGTCGCGATCGCGATGGCCTTGGCGTGCGAGCCGGCCGTGCTGATCGCGGACGAACCCACGACCGCCCTGGACGTGACCGTGCAGGCGGAGATCCTCGAGCTGCTCCTGCGGGTGGTGCGCGAGCACGGCACCGCGCTGGTGTTCGTCTCGCACGACATGGCCGTCATCTCGGAGGTGACCGAGCGCGTGGTCGTGATGCGCGATGGTGCCGTCGTGGAGGAGGGCGACGTCGCCGACGTCATCGCCACACCCAGGCACCCCTACACGAGACGTCTGGTCGACAGCGCCCGGGCCCTCGACGCGGCGCTGGCCGGCCGCGCGCCCGCCGCCGGGGGGACGACGGCGGGGGCGACGCCATGA
- a CDS encoding ABC transporter ATP-binding protein produces the protein MTPLLGLEGVSYRYRGATADALDGVTLTVERGVSLGIVGESGSGKSTALSLLLGLVRPTAGRVVVDGEALNLADRRRRREFRRRVQVVYQDPYSSLDPRQRVDRIVSEPLVSLGLSRGRVALRSAVAKALADVDLDGDAARRYPHEFSGGQRQRIAIARALVTGPSVLLADEPVSALDLSTRLGVIALLERLKQEKGLTVVMVSHDVSAVAALCERIVVLKDGRLVERGATREVLDRPRQPYTQRLLAAVPRLSPGPLP, from the coding sequence ATGACGCCGCTCCTCGGGCTCGAGGGCGTCTCCTACCGGTACCGCGGTGCCACGGCGGACGCCCTCGATGGTGTGACCCTGACGGTCGAGCGCGGCGTCAGCCTGGGGATCGTGGGGGAGTCGGGCTCGGGAAAGTCCACCGCGCTGTCGCTGCTGCTCGGGCTGGTGCGCCCGACGGCGGGTCGCGTCGTCGTCGACGGCGAGGCCCTGAACCTCGCGGACCGTCGACGGCGCCGCGAGTTCCGCCGCCGGGTGCAGGTGGTCTACCAGGACCCGTACTCCTCGCTGGACCCGCGCCAGCGCGTGGACCGGATCGTGTCGGAGCCGCTGGTCTCGCTCGGGCTGAGCCGCGGACGCGTGGCGCTGCGGTCAGCGGTTGCGAAGGCCCTCGCCGACGTCGACCTCGACGGTGACGCCGCCCGCCGCTACCCGCACGAGTTCTCCGGTGGTCAACGACAGCGGATCGCCATCGCGCGGGCCCTCGTCACCGGGCCGTCGGTGCTGCTGGCCGACGAACCGGTCAGCGCGCTGGACCTGAGCACGCGCCTGGGCGTCATCGCCCTCCTCGAACGCCTCAAGCAGGAGAAGGGCCTGACCGTGGTGATGGTCTCGCACGACGTCAGCGCCGTCGCGGCCCTGTGCGAGCGCATCGTCGTGCTCAAGGACGGCCGTCTCGTCGAGCGCGGGGCCACACGTGAGGTTCTCGACCGGCCACGCCAGCCGTACACGCAGCGGCTCCTCGCCGCCGTTCCGCGGCTGTCACCGGGACCGCTCCCGTGA
- the tsaD gene encoding tRNA (adenosine(37)-N6)-threonylcarbamoyltransferase complex transferase subunit TsaD: protein MSDPIVLGIETSCDETGVALVRGRELLADVTASSMDEHARFGGIVPEVASRAHLEAFLPTVDAALAAASLDLADVDVVAVTAGPGLVGSLTVGSAGAKALALATGKPLYGVNHVIGHAAVDELVHGPFPERFIALVVSGGHTSLLRVGDIATDVVELGQTLDDAAGEAFDKVGRLLGLPYPGGPHVDRLARTGDPEAIRFPRGLSAGKDKVRHAYDFSFSGLKTAVARYVEGCQDRGEEVPAADVAAGFSEAVADVLTRKALDACAVDGIDTLVIGGGFSANSRLRELAAERAAERGITLRIPPIRYCTDNGAMIAALGAALVRAGAAPSSLELPTDSGMPLETIRV, encoded by the coding sequence GTGAGCGATCCCATCGTCCTCGGCATCGAGACCTCCTGCGACGAGACCGGCGTGGCACTGGTGCGCGGGCGCGAGCTGTTGGCCGACGTCACCGCCTCCTCCATGGACGAGCACGCCCGGTTCGGCGGCATCGTCCCCGAGGTCGCCTCCCGCGCCCACCTCGAGGCGTTCCTCCCCACGGTCGACGCCGCACTCGCCGCGGCCTCGCTGGACCTGGCCGACGTCGACGTGGTCGCGGTGACCGCCGGGCCCGGCCTCGTCGGCTCGCTCACGGTCGGGTCGGCCGGGGCCAAGGCGCTGGCGCTGGCCACCGGCAAGCCCCTGTACGGGGTCAACCACGTCATCGGTCACGCCGCGGTCGACGAGCTCGTCCACGGCCCCTTCCCCGAGCGCTTCATCGCGCTCGTGGTCTCCGGCGGCCACACCTCGCTCCTGCGCGTCGGTGACATCGCCACCGACGTCGTCGAGCTCGGGCAGACCCTCGACGACGCGGCCGGGGAGGCCTTCGACAAGGTTGGCCGCCTCCTGGGGCTGCCCTACCCGGGCGGCCCGCACGTCGACCGGCTCGCCCGCACCGGCGACCCGGAGGCGATCCGCTTCCCCCGCGGACTCTCGGCCGGCAAGGACAAGGTGCGCCACGCCTACGACTTCTCCTTCTCCGGCCTCAAGACGGCCGTGGCCCGGTACGTCGAGGGCTGTCAGGACCGCGGCGAGGAGGTCCCCGCGGCCGACGTCGCCGCGGGCTTCTCGGAGGCGGTGGCCGACGTCCTCACCCGCAAGGCGCTCGACGCGTGCGCCGTGGACGGGATCGACACCCTGGTCATCGGCGGCGGCTTCTCGGCCAACTCGCGCCTGCGCGAGCTCGCGGCCGAGCGGGCGGCCGAGCGCGGCATCACCCTGCGGATCCCGCCCATCCGGTACTGCACCGACAACGGGGCGATGATCGCGGCGCTCGGCGCGGCGCTCGTCCGGGCCGGGGCCGCACCCTCGTCGCTGGAGCTACCCACCGACTCGGGCATGCCGCTGGAGACCATCCGGGTCTGA
- a CDS encoding PadR family transcriptional regulator produces the protein MAPAPPRDPQLLKGVLPMLVLAVLRQRDSYGYDLVVRLQETGLTDISAGSVYPVLARLEREGHLRSYLVPSASGPARKYYAPTAAGLTHLAEQRRAWQQLGNVVRMALTPPPRTEESP, from the coding sequence GTGGCCCCTGCTCCCCCGCGCGACCCCCAGCTGCTCAAGGGCGTCCTGCCGATGCTCGTCCTGGCGGTCCTGCGCCAGCGCGACTCCTACGGCTACGACCTCGTCGTGCGCCTGCAGGAGACGGGGCTGACCGACATCTCCGCCGGGTCGGTCTACCCGGTGCTGGCACGTCTCGAGCGCGAGGGCCACCTGCGCTCCTACCTCGTGCCGTCCGCGTCCGGGCCCGCCCGCAAGTACTACGCGCCCACCGCGGCCGGCCTGACCCACCTGGCCGAGCAGCGCCGTGCCTGGCAGCAGCTGGGCAACGTCGTCCGCATGGCCCTGACCCCGCCGCCACGAACCGAGGAGTCCCCATGA
- a CDS encoding glutamate--cysteine ligase translates to MDLPFAPSRRSTVGLEWELQLVDADSGDLRQAATAVLDGVALPGGRGHPNVHPELLLNTVEVVSGVSESVGQAGADLARAVTDLRAVTDPLRIELVGAGTHPFARPAFQKVTNQDRYATLMDRTRWWGRQMLLYGVHVHVGIEDRAKVLPIIGALLTRFAHLQALASSSPFWAGEDTGYASNRAMMFQQLPTAGIPYQFGRWADLEHFVGDMTRTGVIDSFDELRWDIRPSPRLGTIEVRVCDASPTLRETVALSALTHCLVEHYSTMLDRGLELPTVPRWFAVENKWRAARYGMEAILILDDAGEEELVGETVSRMLTELAPVAERLGCVEELADVAAIVDGGASYQRQLAVAGGSGLDGVVESLVREMRAGHPL, encoded by the coding sequence GTGGACCTGCCCTTCGCCCCCTCGCGGCGCTCGACGGTCGGTCTGGAGTGGGAGCTCCAGCTCGTCGACGCCGACTCTGGCGACCTGCGCCAGGCCGCCACCGCCGTCCTCGACGGCGTCGCCCTCCCCGGCGGCCGCGGTCACCCCAACGTCCACCCCGAGCTGCTGCTCAACACCGTCGAGGTCGTCTCCGGCGTCAGCGAGAGCGTCGGCCAGGCGGGCGCCGACCTCGCGCGCGCGGTGACGGACCTGCGCGCGGTGACCGACCCGCTGCGCATCGAGCTGGTCGGCGCCGGCACGCACCCGTTCGCGCGGCCGGCCTTCCAGAAGGTCACCAACCAGGACCGCTACGCCACCCTCATGGACCGGACCCGCTGGTGGGGCCGGCAGATGCTGCTCTACGGCGTGCACGTCCACGTCGGCATCGAGGACCGCGCCAAGGTGCTGCCGATCATCGGCGCGCTGCTCACCCGGTTCGCCCACCTGCAGGCGCTCGCCTCGTCCTCGCCCTTCTGGGCCGGTGAGGACACCGGCTACGCCTCGAACCGGGCGATGATGTTCCAGCAGCTGCCGACGGCCGGCATCCCGTACCAGTTCGGGCGCTGGGCGGATCTCGAGCACTTCGTCGGGGACATGACCCGCACGGGCGTGATCGACTCCTTCGACGAGCTGCGCTGGGACATCCGTCCGTCGCCGCGGCTGGGCACGATCGAGGTGCGGGTCTGCGACGCCTCACCCACCCTGCGCGAGACGGTGGCGCTCTCCGCGCTGACCCACTGCCTGGTCGAGCACTACTCGACGATGCTCGACCGCGGGCTGGAGCTGCCCACCGTCCCACGGTGGTTCGCGGTGGAGAACAAGTGGCGCGCCGCCCGGTACGGGATGGAGGCCATCCTCATCCTCGACGACGCGGGCGAGGAGGAGCTGGTCGGCGAGACGGTCAGCCGCATGCTCACCGAGCTCGCGCCCGTCGCCGAGCGCCTCGGCTGCGTCGAGGAGCTCGCGGACGTCGCCGCGATCGTCGACGGCGGAGCCTCGTACCAGCGCCAGCTCGCCGTCGCGGGAGGGTCTGGTCTCGACGGGGTCGTGGAGTCCCTGGTCCGGGAGATGCGCGCGGGCCACCCGCTCTGA
- a CDS encoding zinc-dependent alcohol dehydrogenase family protein — MKALVYHGPGNKAWEDVPDPTIIDPTDVVVKVETTTICGTDLHILKGDVPAVTDGRILGHEGVGTITEVGAAVTTLKVGDRVIISCISACGSCSYCHQGLYAHCLADEGASGIGWIFGHLIDGTQAEYVRVPFADNSLYKVPEGVSDDAAVMLSDILPTGFEIGVRYGKVEPGDVVAVVGAGPVGLAAIMTAGLYGAARVIAIDLDDNRLEMAKAFGATDGVNSGSPDFVETVKAMTDGLGVDVAIEAVGIPATFDTCLKLVRPGGSVANVGVHGKAVELPLQDLWIQDIAITMGLVSTSTTSMLLKLVAQKKLPAEKFATHRFTFDQMLEAYDTFGRAAETKALKVVISG; from the coding sequence ATGAAGGCACTCGTCTACCACGGACCCGGCAACAAGGCCTGGGAGGACGTCCCGGACCCCACGATCATCGACCCCACCGACGTCGTCGTGAAGGTGGAGACCACCACCATCTGCGGGACCGACCTGCACATCCTCAAGGGCGACGTCCCCGCCGTCACCGACGGACGCATCCTCGGCCACGAGGGTGTCGGCACGATCACCGAGGTCGGCGCCGCGGTGACCACCCTCAAGGTCGGTGACCGGGTCATCATCTCGTGCATCAGCGCGTGCGGCTCCTGCTCGTACTGCCACCAGGGCCTGTACGCGCACTGCCTCGCGGACGAGGGTGCGAGCGGGATCGGCTGGATCTTCGGCCACCTCATCGACGGCACCCAGGCGGAGTACGTCCGCGTGCCCTTCGCCGACAACTCCCTGTACAAGGTGCCCGAGGGCGTCTCCGACGACGCCGCCGTCATGCTCTCCGACATCCTGCCCACCGGGTTCGAGATCGGCGTGCGGTACGGCAAGGTGGAGCCGGGCGACGTCGTCGCCGTCGTGGGTGCCGGGCCGGTCGGTCTGGCCGCCATCATGACCGCGGGCCTCTACGGCGCGGCGCGCGTCATCGCCATCGACCTCGACGACAACCGGCTCGAGATGGCCAAGGCCTTCGGCGCCACCGACGGCGTCAACAGCGGGTCGCCGGACTTCGTCGAGACGGTCAAGGCCATGACGGACGGTCTCGGTGTCGACGTCGCGATCGAGGCCGTCGGCATCCCGGCGACCTTCGACACGTGCCTCAAGCTCGTCCGGCCCGGTGGCTCGGTCGCCAACGTCGGCGTCCACGGCAAGGCCGTCGAGCTCCCGCTGCAGGACCTGTGGATCCAGGACATCGCGATCACCATGGGCCTGGTGAGCACGTCGACGACGTCGATGCTCCTCAAGCTCGTCGCCCAGAAGAAGCTGCCGGCCGAGAAGTTCGCGACCCACCGCTTCACCTTCGACCAGATGCTCGAGGCCTACGACACCTTCGGCCGCGCCGCCGAGACGAAGGCGCTCAAGGTGGTCATCTCTGGCTGA
- a CDS encoding THUMP-like domain-containing protein, producing the protein MDPSAVAALLSPEGRALLEGLPPYAEVDALRLGTALRARGTDPAIVAAALTQARLRQRARAKFGDAAATMYLTPAGLEQATRREVAAHHARRYAAAGAGLVADLGCGLGGDAMALANAGVRVLAVEADAATAALAAANLARFPGVEVRHGDALAVSLDGVDAVFADPARRTGGGRRVFDPAAYSPPLGALLDLRTRVPDLGLKVAPGIPHAALPADAHAQWVSVDGDVVEAGLWFAGLAPEGPGRSALVLGPRGTAVLAEPAPVPADAPVRAGQVRPLAAFLHEPDGAVIRAGLVARLAEDIGAGLVNEDIAYLTGDAPAASPFATSYRVLDLFDFGLKRLREYLRTRDVGALTIKKRGTAVEPEQLRRRLGLAGRASATVVLTRLAGRQVVIVVEPV; encoded by the coding sequence GTGGACCCCTCCGCCGTCGCCGCACTGCTCAGCCCCGAGGGCCGGGCCCTCCTGGAGGGTCTGCCCCCTTACGCCGAGGTGGACGCGCTGCGTCTGGGCACGGCCCTGCGCGCGCGGGGGACGGACCCTGCCATCGTGGCAGCGGCCCTGACCCAGGCCCGGCTGCGCCAGCGCGCCCGGGCGAAGTTCGGCGACGCCGCGGCGACGATGTACCTCACCCCGGCCGGCCTGGAGCAGGCCACCCGCCGGGAGGTGGCGGCGCACCACGCCCGGCGCTACGCCGCCGCGGGCGCCGGCCTGGTCGCGGACCTCGGCTGCGGCCTGGGCGGGGACGCCATGGCCCTCGCCAACGCCGGCGTCCGCGTCCTGGCCGTCGAGGCCGACGCGGCGACGGCGGCCCTGGCCGCCGCCAACCTCGCTCGCTTCCCCGGGGTGGAGGTCCGCCACGGCGACGCCCTGGCGGTCTCCCTCGACGGGGTCGACGCCGTCTTCGCCGACCCGGCCCGCCGCACCGGCGGTGGCCGGCGCGTCTTCGACCCGGCGGCGTACTCCCCGCCGCTGGGGGCCCTGCTGGACCTGCGGACCCGGGTGCCGGACCTCGGCCTCAAGGTCGCGCCCGGCATCCCCCACGCCGCCCTGCCCGCCGACGCGCACGCGCAGTGGGTCAGCGTCGACGGTGACGTCGTCGAGGCGGGCCTGTGGTTCGCCGGCCTCGCCCCCGAGGGCCCGGGCCGCTCGGCCCTCGTCCTCGGGCCGCGCGGCACGGCCGTGCTCGCCGAGCCCGCCCCCGTCCCGGCGGACGCACCGGTGCGCGCCGGGCAGGTACGCCCGCTGGCGGCGTTCCTCCACGAGCCCGACGGTGCGGTCATCCGCGCGGGTCTCGTGGCCCGGCTGGCCGAGGACATCGGCGCCGGACTGGTGAACGAGGACATCGCCTACCTCACCGGTGACGCCCCGGCCGCGAGCCCGTTCGCCACCTCCTACCGGGTGCTCGACCTGTTCGACTTCGGTCTCAAGCGGCTGCGCGAGTACCTCCGGACCCGGGACGTGGGCGCCCTGACCATCAAGAAGCGGGGCACCGCCGTCGAGCCGGAGCAGCTCCGTCGGCGGCTGGGACTCGCCGGGCGGGCGAGCGCGACGGTGGTCCTGACCCGCCTCGCCGGACGCCAGGTCGTGATCGTCGTCGAGCCGGTGTGA